Proteins from one Daphnia pulicaria isolate SC F1-1A chromosome 3, SC_F0-13Bv2, whole genome shotgun sequence genomic window:
- the LOC124329460 gene encoding uncharacterized protein LOC124329460: protein MMEKVNSPKTSKRKLMNLCGGGIVDLHVDCGFNYKYFPIDSVLRFNLVEDLVLWRQGYSSHLEESLLKVLKPEDMIHIDTMITSILVCLFSKSFTILEHFRNFEETFEKSAIISTILRTVTRKHGPYLDVISCTALMKNWFYPKNSYM from the exons ATGATGGAAAAAG TGAATTCACCGAAAACTTCGAAAAGGAAGTTGATGAACCTATGCGGCGGAGGCATTGTGGATCTCCACGTCGATTGCGGATTCAACTACAAATATTTCCCGATTGACAGCGTCTTGAGGTTTAACCTGGTGGAGGATCTCGTTCTCTGGAGACAAGGATATAGTTCACACTTG GAAGAGAGCTTATTGAAAGTTTTGAAGCCGGAGGATATGATTCATATCGACACCATGATCACCAgcattttggtttgtttgttttcgaaaAGTTTCACGATCCTGGAACACTTTCGCAATTTCGAAGAAACGTTTGAAAAATCCGCCATCATTTCGACGATTTTAA GAACTGTAACGAGAAAACACGGCCCCTATTTGGACGTCATTTCGTGCACAGCGCTCATGAAAAACTGGTTTTACCCTAAAAACAGTTACATGTGA
- the LOC124328527 gene encoding uncharacterized protein LOC124328527, translating to MNLLSLSEVVLITVLLGNCCQPLLGGGVKVTLLTRRVKLGNRLEIECRAEPGERAGLPVVLSWRWISNGAVVELDHNRLPPGAEKILNLTNRFQDIGFTFIASVVSRIRWTAVPKEASGIYQCRDSNDVSQSTSNTTLIVADSSHDDGRFHGRIQDQENKIHIFQSGSTFNLTCLTSVGQVEWLGPQSVEDDEYYFREKEIPLRFRWSKKTKFKGSISVLIVQNASYLDTGYYTCYNKNNFNVIDRQFVYVEDPQHLILPPVIQPVGQYRNLRVIGYYSESDVHVGCGPTHPSVRVILKKLDNEIKAIASSEEPDDLNNDWSFNPFEGFKINMVHSWEMMGQYQCEATLSNSSKKSVPTKFKIEIHGLQVQSNFDPFTPIVEGDQITLTCRSKNKDVMDLAWRWLPAVPLPYQTIPFMEINATRLPAGLIF from the exons ATGAATCTCCTATCACTATCAGAGGTGGTACTGATAACCGTCTTACTGGGAAACTGTTGCCAGCCACTACTAG GTGGTGGAGTCAAAGTGACACTGTTGACTCGTCGAGTCAAACTGGGCAATCGACTCGAAATAGAATGCCGTGCTGAGCCGGGAGAGAGAGCTGGGCTGCCCGTGGTTTTatcttggcgatggatatCCAACGGTGCAGTAGTTGAACTCGACCATAATCGCCTCCCACCAG GAGCCGAAAAGATATTGAATTTAACAAACCGTTTTCAGGATATCggtttcactttcattgcgtcTGTCGTCAGTCGCATTCGGTGGACGGCAGTCCCGAAAGAGGCTTCGGGCATCTACCAGTGTCGAGATTCGAACGATGTCAGCCAGTCAACAAGCAACACCACCTTGATCGTAGCCg ATTCGAGCCATGACGATGGGCGATTTCATGGACGAATTCAGGaccaggaaaataaaattcacatTTTCCAAAGTGGATCGACTTTCAATTTGACGTGCCTTACTAGTGTCGGTCAAGTTGAATGGCTGGGACCTCAATCAGTGGAGGATGATGAGTACTATTTCCgagaaaag GAGATCCCTCTGAGATTTCGATggtctaaaaaaacaaaattcaagggGTCTATTTCTGTCCTGATTGTTCAGAACGCCAGTTATTTGGATACGGGCTATTACACCTGctacaataaaaataacttcAACGTCATTGACCGTCAATTTGTTTACGTCGAAG ATCCCCAACATCTGATTCTTCCACCGGTCATTCAGCCGGTGGGTCAATATCGAAACTTACGAGTCATTGGCTATTATTCGGAATCCGATGTCCACGTTGGCTGTGGTCCGACTCATCCATCCGTTCGGGTTATCCTGAAAAAATTAGACAACGAAATCAAA GCAATTGCATCCTCTGAAGAACCGGATGATCTAAACAACGACTGGAGTTTCAATCCATTTGAAGGATTCAAAATCAACATGGTCCATTCGTGGGAGATGATGGGTCAATACCAGTGCGAGGCCACATTGTCTAATTCGAGCAAGAAGAGTGTCCCtactaaattcaaaattgaaattcatg GATTGCAAGTGCAGAGCAATTTCGATCCTTTCACACCGATCGTCGAAGGAGATCAAATCACTTTGACGTGTCGCAGTAAAAACAAAGACGTGATGGACCTAGCCTGGCGATGGCTACCTGCTGTTCCACTGCCTTACCAAACTATCCCATTCATGGAAATCAACGCTACTCGTCTCCCAGCAGGCCTGATTTTCTAG
- the LOC124329461 gene encoding vascular endothelial growth factor receptor 1-like: MFKLTDGKGYLLPFENETSDQDYAPPLGTFQVHRLKWTNFPVEANGIYQCYDANNLNIPVSNITVNVAGSKAPVIIDSEDEEIDVYPGNEFSLECSDNSAFPKPKIQWFMRIRKKQAEEILDDGRIKYHHINTTDDGRSSVLTVSYASTDTTYCCRFTNFKGSEEKCFKVMIHGVGTGIIAAVAVASFVVVAIILLALFLKRYYKQKVKQMHQELIINRLKLLDGNLERINPNLPMEDQVDLLPYDNKYEFPSSNLVLGKQLGAGQFGRVVQAKAVGMGQGNSKVAVKMVKSALDNTGLTSLASELKILIHLGSHLNVVSLLGACTKNLIQGDLMVIVEFCAYGNLQDFLMTNRSHFINELDANGDPSPLCQHKADPKLAPQLVQNIPTMKFASLDKSAVKLTPIEAADSDCNPRYWSPNCSKKEEPRSPVVCTRDLIEWSYQIACGMNYLTKRKVLHGDLAARNVLLADDNIVKIADFGLSRKVYKNCNYQKQGQEALPVKWMAIESLIDRVFSSQSDVWSFGVTIWELFSLSKQPYPEVNELADLIRFLQNGRRMERPELMPRAIGDVMEECWKHNQEERATFARLEHILGEMVDPIIRQRFAGEEVMIEQNNYLKMNKKIRFNNPEAQSEYETMTSNENRQVISVLNCSDCCRVGRQNLCLSFLSNILWCIDRESLPIVLAVISSSSPAW; encoded by the exons ATGTTCAAACTGACAGACGGGAAAGGTTATTTGTTGCCGTTCGAGAACGAAACCAGCGACCAGGATTACGCACCGCCTTTGGGAACGTTCCAGGTGCACCGATTGAAATGGACCAATTTTCCAGTGGAAGCTAATGGAATATACCAGTGCTACGACgctaataatttaaatattcccgTCAGCAACATCACAGTCAATGTCGCTG GTTCAAAGGCTCCAGTAATAATCGATTCAGAGGATGAAGAAATTGATGTGTATCCAGGAAACGAATTTTCACTGGAATGCAGCGACAATTCAGCATTTCCAAAGCCCAAAATCCAGTGGTTCATGAGAATT AGGAAAAAACAGGCTGAAGAAATCCTGGACGACGGACGGATCAAGTACCACCACATCAATACGACGGACGATGGGCGGAGCAGTGTCCTCACTGTTTCCTACGCTAGCACCGACACCACGTACTGTTGTCGATTCACCAACTTCAAAGGATCGGAAGAAAAGTGTTTTAAAGTCATGATCCACGGAGTGGGAACCGGAAtcattgctgctgttgcagtGGCGTCCTTTGTCGTCGTTGCCATTATTCTACTGGCCCTTTTCCTCAAACGCTActacaaacaaaaa GTAAAGCAAATGCACCAAGAATTGATTATTAATCGTTTAAAGCTGTTGGATGGCAATCTGGAAAGAATTAATCCTAACTTGCCTATGGAAGACCAAGTGGACCTTCTGCCTTACGACAATAAATACGAATTCCCCTCCAGTAATTTGGTTCTTG GGAAACAACTGGGCGCTGGACAGTTTGGTCGTGTCGTTCAAGCTAAAGCCGTGGGAATGGGCCAGGGGAATAGCAAAGTCGCTGTGAAAATGGTCAAGTCTGCGCTGGACAACACTGGGCTGACGTCACTGGCATCGGAGCTTAAGATCCTGATTCATTTAGGCTCACATTTAAACGTCGTGAGTCTTCTAGGAGCCTGCACTAAAAATCTCATCCAGGGCGATCTGATGGTCATCGTGGAATTTTGCGCTTATGGAAACTTGCAGGACTTTCTGATGACCAATCGTAGTCATTTCATAAACGAACTCGACGCAAATGGCGATCCCTCACCTCTCTGTCAACA CAAAGCTGATCCTAAACTGGCGCCTCAATTAGTTCAAAATATCCCCACCATGAAATTCGCCTCATTGGATAAAAGTGCTGTCAAATTGACACCAATTGAAGCTGCCGATAGTGATTGCAATCCCCGATATTGGTCGCCCAACTGCAGCAAGAAGGAGGAGCCTCGTAGTCCCGTAGTCTGCACTCGCGACTTGATTGAATGGTCCTACCAAATCGCCTGCGGAATGAACTACTTGACTAAACGAAAG GTGTTGCACGGAGATTTGGCGGCCCGAAATGTTCTGTTGGCTGATGACAACATTGTAAAAATCGCCGATTTCGGATTGTCACGCAAAGTCTACAAGAATTGTAACTACCAGAAACAAGGACAAGAAGCTCTGCCTGTCAAGTGGATGGCCATTGAATCGCTGATCGATCGAGTCTTTTCTTCCCAGTCGGATGTTTGGTCTTTCGGCGTTACCATTTgggaactgttttctctcaGTAAACAACCCTACCCAG AGGTGAATGAACTAGCGGATTTGATCCGCTTTTTACAAAATGGCAGGAGGATGGAGAGACCGGAATTGATGCCCAGAGCCATTGGTGATGTCATGGAGGAATGCTGGAAGCACAACCAGGAAGAGAGAGCGACATTCGCTCGATTGGAACACATTTTGGGCGAGATGGTCGATCCAATCATCCGCCAACGTTTTGCCGGCGAGGAAGTGATGATAGAACAGAACAATTActtgaaaatgaacaaaaaaatccgtttTAATAATCCCGAAGCTCAATCCGAATATGAAACGATGACCAGCAATGAAAATCGACAGGTGATTTCGGTATTAAAT